From Megalobrama amblycephala isolate DHTTF-2021 linkage group LG8, ASM1881202v1, whole genome shotgun sequence, the proteins below share one genomic window:
- the atp5mc3b gene encoding ATP synthase membrane subunit c locus 3b produces the protein MYACAKFVSTPALVRSGSRALYRPLSASVLSRPDVSSAEASPAFLPQTAISQVAVRGFQTSAVSRDIDTAAKFIGAGAATVGVAGSGAGIGTVFGSLIIGYARNPSLKQQLFSYAILGFALSEAMGLFCLMVAFLILFAM, from the exons ATGTACGCCTGTGCGAAGTTCGTGTCCACACCCGCACTG GTCCGCTCTGGCTCAAGGGCGCTGTACAGACCACTCTCTGCCTCTGTGCTCTCCAGGCCAGATGTCAGCTCTGCAGAG GCCAGCCCTGCCTTCCTGCCACAGACTGCCATTTCCCAGGTTGCAGTGCGGGGTTTTCAGACAAGCGCCGTAAGCCGTGACATCGACACAGCCGCCAAGTTCATTGGTGCTGGTGCCGCCACTGTGGGAGTGGCAGGTTCAGGAGCTGGAATCGGAACAGTGTTCGGCAGTCTCATCATTGGATATGCCAG GAACCCATCTCTGAAGCAGCAGTTGTTCTCATATGCTATCTTGGGATTTGCCCTGTCCGAGGCTATGGGTCTCTTCTGTTTGATGGTGGCTTTCCTCATCCTGTTTGCCATGTAA
- the chrna1 gene encoding acetylcholine receptor subunit alpha, translated as MNNFILILQFLPFLFGPALCSEDEARLVKTLFTGYNKVVRPVSHFKDPVVVTVGLQLIQLISVDEVNQIVSSNVRLKQQWKDVNLQWNPDDYGGIRKIRIPSTDIWKPDLVLYNNADGDFAIVHETKVLLEHTGMITWTPPAIFKSYCEIVVLHFPFDLQNCSMKLGTWTYDGNLVIINPDNDRPDLSNFMESGEWVMKDYRNWKHWVYYACCPDTPYLDITYHFLLLRLPLYFIVNVIIPCMLFSFLTGLVFYLPTDSGEKMTLSISVLLSLTVFLLVIVELIPSTSSAVPLIGKYMLFTMIFVIASIIITVIVINTHHRSPSTHTMPAWVRKIFIDTIPNLMFFSTMKRPSQERQEKRLFPADFDISDISGKPMPASVTYHSPITKNPDVRSAIEGVKYIADTMKSDEESNNAAEEWKFVAMVLDHILLCVFMAVCIIGTLGVFAGRLIELSML; from the exons ATGAATAACTTTATACtgattttgcagtttttgccttTTCTGTTTG GACCAGCACTGTGCTCAGAAGACGAGGCAAGATTAGTAAAGACTCTGTTTACCGGATATAACAAAGTTGTTCGTCCTGTCAGCCATTTTAAAGATCCAGTAGTGGTTACTGTGGGACTACAACTCATTCAGCTTATCAGCGtg GATGAAGTTAATCAGATTGTCAGCAGTAATGTACGGCTAAAGCAG CAATGGAAGGATGTGAATCTGCAGTGGAATCCTGATGACTATGGTGGCATCAGGAAGATCAGAATTCCCTCCACCGACATCTGGAAGCCTGATTTAGTGCTTTATAACAA TGCTGATGGAGACTTTGCAATCGTCCACGAGACAAAGGTCTTGTTGGAGCACACGGGTATGATAACATGGACTCCCCCAGCAATCTTTAAGAGCTACTGTGAGATCGTGGTCCTTCACTTCCCCTTCGACCTGCAGAACTGCAGCATGAAACTCGGAACGTGGACCTATGATGGCAACCTTGTCATCATCAACCCA GACAACGACAGACCAGACCTTAGTAATTTCATGGAGAGCGGGGAGTGGGTGATGAAGGATTACAGGAACTGGAAACACTGGGTGTATTACGCTTGCTGTCCAGATACGCCCTACCTCGACATCACTTATCACTTCCTCCTGCTCCGCCTCCCACTCTACTTCATCGTAAACGTCATCATCCCCTGCATGCTGTTCTCCTTCCTCACTGGGCTTGTGTTCTACCTGCCCACAGACTCTG GTGAGAAGATGACCCTGAGCATCTCTGTCCTGCTCTCTCTGACTGTGTTCCTGCTGGTGATTGTCGAGTTGATCCCCTCCACCTCCAGTGCTGTTCCACTCATCGGCAAATACATGCTCTTCACCATGATCTTTGTCATCGCTTCTATCATCATCACTGTGATTGTCATCAACACACACCACCGCTCCCCCAGCACACACACCATGCCTGCCTGGGTCCGCAAG ATCTTCATAGACACCATTCCAAACCTGATGTTTTTCTCCACCATGAAGCGACCATCCCAGGAACGACAGGAAAAGCGTCTCTTTCCTGCCGATTTTGACATCTCTGACATTTCAGGGAAACCCATGCCAGCCTCTGTCACTTACCACTCTCCCATAACCAAAAATCCTGATGTACGCAGTGCCATCGAGGGTGTTAAATACATCGCAGACACCATGAAAAGCGACGAGGAGTCCAACAAT GCCGCAGAGGAATGGAAGTTTGTTGCTATGGTCCTGGATCACATTCTTCTATGCGTGTTCATGGCGGTGTGTATTATTGGCACTTTAGGGGTGTTTGCCGGACGCCTGATCGAGCTCAGCATGCTGTGA